In the genome of Coregonus clupeaformis isolate EN_2021a chromosome 11, ASM2061545v1, whole genome shotgun sequence, one region contains:
- the LOC123492012 gene encoding uncharacterized protein LOC123492012 yields the protein MLVREMAMLNTQIFTMEQPIIISFTPARRMVWEELSSQNEQYVDEEVGHRSCLALIPCSGPLCVPIFPVFSKAKPVYYLTRAGRMLVTELAVLNTQTSKLVIEEPTIHLTEAGRLVLDELSAPSDSHSQPNREDSGFPYEKLQLVGNWGSFHFHYWNIHYGRVQQNEEDMHHLCIVRGVEKQLWWSRVIQEKILDPWGLVQVVLTNKKLTGIKFLGRRIHGLMSCLVKRRSEFTYYEDAQQVDISTTVEGYQERGDEMMAYQFSTSDIITTPHEPSSGSSHQFPQNSPPPLSLPIPLPVPLHLTTPPRTRTRPLTALLRRYFENQGTTNFSLRLAGIRRAMEALTSSDSTSLNYLTHAGRMVLSGLSELNQQDVRQFQQAYDLLVNFINEPANRERLEQEMALGQMKAWLEPIFNLNESIYESPERLSGR from the exons ATGTTGGTGAGAGAGATGGCaatgttaaacacacag atTTTCACAATGGAGCAGCCCATTATCATCAGTTTCACTCCTGCTAGGAGGATGGTATGGGAGGAACTGTCCTCTCAAAATGAACAG tatgtggatgaggaggttgggcaccggtcctgtctggctttaatcccttgttCTGGACCCTTGTGTGTTCCTATCTTT cctgtcttctccaaGGCCAAACCAGTCTACTACCTCACTCGTGCTGGGAGAATGCTGGTAACAGAGCTTgcagtgttaaacacacag ACTTCCAAATTGGTTATTGAGGAGCCTACCATTCACCTCACTGAAGCTGGGAGGCTAGTGCTTGACGAACTGTCAGCACCTTCAGATAGCCATTCACAG CCAAATAGGGAAGACTCTGGTTTTCCCTATGAGAAGTTGCAGCTGGTTGGGAACTGGGGCTCGTTTCATTTCCATTACTGGAATATCCATTATGGACGAGTGCAG CAAAATGAAGAGGACATGCATCACCTGTGCATTGTGAGGGGAGTAGAGAAGCAGCTGTGGTGGAGCAGAGTCATCCAGGAAAAAATCCTGGACCCATGG GGTCTCGTCCAGGTGGTCCTCACCAACAAGAAGCTGACTGGTATTAAG TTCCTTGGTAGAAGGATCCATGGACTCATGTCATGCCTTGTCAAGAGGAGGTCTGAGTTCACCTAttatgaggatgcccag CAGGTGGATATCTCCACCACAGTGGAGGGGTAccaggagaggggggatgagatgaTGGCATATCAGTTCTCCacctctgacatcatcaccacccCTCATGAGCCGTCCTCTGGCTCCTCTCACCAGTTCCCCCAGAATTCTCCGCCTCCCCTTTCCCTTCCGATTCCCCTCCCAGTCCCCCTCCACCTTACCACTCcacccaggaccaggaccagaccccTGACAGCACTCCTCAG GCGTTACTTTGAAAACCAAGGGACAACCAACTTCTCTCTGAGGCTGGCCGGTATCAGACGTGCTATGGAG GCTCTGACATCCTCAGACAGTACCTCCCTCAATTACCTCACCCACGCTGGGAGGATGGTGTTGAGTGGACTATCCGAGCTCAACCAGCAG gatgtgaggcAGTTTCAGCAGGCCTACGACCTACTGGTGAACTTCATTAATGAGCCAGCAAACAGGGAGCGACTAGAGCAGGAGATGGCTCTC GGCCAGATGAAGGCATGGCTAGAACCCATCTTCAACCTCAATGAGTCAATCTATGAAAGCCCAGAGAGGCTCTCGGGGAGGTGA
- the LOC121572009 gene encoding E3 SUMO-protein ligase ZBED1-like isoform X2: MDLPKHKLIQDIITRWNSSFEMLERFLEQQPAIMATLMSKDLRKGVTDVGTLSESDIANMDDIVQLMGPVKMATTVMCEEDQPTLSVIAPLQAKLLKHLQPCEDDSTLVAEIKRVMASDLSTCYRGTQDALNIASALDPRFKELPYLEKEDREQVYTKLVFEAEVSHQLQMSHLLVRRKP; the protein is encoded by the exons ATGGATTTACCAAAACATAAACTCATCCAAGACATAATCACCAGATGGAACAGTTCATTCGAAATGCTTGAACGTTTTTTGGAACAACAGCCAGCTATAATGGCAACTCTGATGTCCAAGGATCTACGAAAGGGGGTCACAGATGTAGGCACGCTGAGTGAGAGTGATATTGCCAACATGGATGACATTGTTCAGTTGATGGGTCCTGTCAAAATGGCAACCACTGTGATGTGTGAAGAAGACCAGCCAACTCTCTCTGTAATTGCTCCTCTTCAAGCAAAACTGCTGAAACACCTACAGCCATGCGAAGACGACTCAACCCTGGTTGCAGAGATTAAGAGGGTGATGGCCAGTGACCTCTCCACATGCTACAGAGGCACCCAAGATGCTCTCAACATAG CATCAGCGTTGGACCCGCGATTTAAAGAACTGCCCTAcctggaaaaagaggacagagaacaggtctACACAAAACTGGTTTTTGAGGCAGAAGTGTCCCACCAG CTCCAAATGAGTCACCTCCTTGTAAGAAGAAAGCCTTAG
- the LOC121572009 gene encoding E3 SUMO-protein ligase ZBED1-like isoform X1: protein MDLPKHKLIQDIITRWNSSFEMLERFLEQQPAIMATLMSKDLRKGVTDVGTLSESDIANMDDIVQLMGPVKMATTVMCEEDQPTLSVIAPLQAKLLKHLQPCEDDSTLVAEIKRVMASDLSTCYRGTQDALNIASALDPRFKELPYLEKEDREQVYTKLVFEAEVSHQMQAMGNQEEDEGSSSTKLSGLNEETTAPNESPPCKKKALDALFGDSFTQRERKSTSETARAEVLKYRAKDALPLTENAMKWWRSQEKELPVLSTLAKRYLCIPGTSVPAEQVFSTAGDIVNAQRSVLQPDHVDQLIFLKKNL, encoded by the exons ATGGATTTACCAAAACATAAACTCATCCAAGACATAATCACCAGATGGAACAGTTCATTCGAAATGCTTGAACGTTTTTTGGAACAACAGCCAGCTATAATGGCAACTCTGATGTCCAAGGATCTACGAAAGGGGGTCACAGATGTAGGCACGCTGAGTGAGAGTGATATTGCCAACATGGATGACATTGTTCAGTTGATGGGTCCTGTCAAAATGGCAACCACTGTGATGTGTGAAGAAGACCAGCCAACTCTCTCTGTAATTGCTCCTCTTCAAGCAAAACTGCTGAAACACCTACAGCCATGCGAAGACGACTCAACCCTGGTTGCAGAGATTAAGAGGGTGATGGCCAGTGACCTCTCCACATGCTACAGAGGCACCCAAGATGCTCTCAACATAG CATCAGCGTTGGACCCGCGATTTAAAGAACTGCCCTAcctggaaaaagaggacagagaacaggtctACACAAAACTGGTTTTTGAGGCAGAAGTGTCCCACCAG ATGCAAGCAATGGGAAATCAGGAGGAAGACGAGGGAAGCTCAAGCACAAAGCTGTCAGGATTAAATGAAGAGACCACAG CTCCAAATGAGTCACCTCCTTGTAAGAAGAAAGCCTTAGATGCGCTGTTTGGCGATTCCTTCACCcaaagagaaagaaaatccacaagCGAGACAGCCAGAGCAGAGGTGTTAAAGTACCGAGCAAAAGATGCGTTGCCTTTGACTGAAAATGCCATGAAGTGGTGGAGATCTCAGGAGAaagagctacctgtactttccaCCCTTGCTAAACGGTACCTGTGCATTCCAGGCACCAGTGTGCCAGCAGAACAAGTTTTTAGTACTGCTGGCGACATAGTGAACGCACAGAGAAGTGTTCTGCAGCCAGATCATGTTGATCAGTTGATATTTTTGAAAAAAAATCTGTAG